A single window of Micrococcaceae bacterium Sec5.1 DNA harbors:
- a CDS encoding SRPBCC family protein has translation MPVAFVCRTRSAMSPQELFDLSRNIDAHVGSMTKSREKAIAGVTTGLISEGEHVTWQAWHLGVRFRMTSRITRMEAPASFTDEQVRGPFKYLRHTHEFRQDGSGTLMVDTVEFAAPFGPLGRLLEKLVLARYLQDLIETRNGFLVGQAPPALDKR, from the coding sequence ATGCCCGTTGCTTTCGTCTGCCGAACCCGCTCCGCCATGTCACCGCAGGAGCTGTTCGACCTGTCCCGAAACATCGACGCCCACGTTGGCTCGATGACAAAAAGCAGGGAAAAAGCCATAGCTGGCGTCACCACAGGTCTGATCTCGGAAGGCGAGCACGTCACCTGGCAGGCGTGGCACCTCGGAGTCCGTTTCCGCATGACCAGCCGCATCACGCGTATGGAGGCACCGGCGTCGTTCACTGACGAGCAGGTGCGTGGCCCTTTCAAGTACCTCCGTCACACGCATGAGTTCCGGCAGGACGGCAGCGGGACGCTGATGGTGGACACCGTGGAGTTTGCTGCCCCCTTCGGGCCGCTGGGCCGCCTGCTGGAGAAGCTGGTCCTGGCCAGATACTTGCAGGATTTGATCGAAACCCGCAACGGGTTCCTCGTGGGTCAGGCACCTCCCGCACTGGATAAGCGGTGA
- a CDS encoding DMT family transporter, whose translation MSHNSSATTLSRPVVSSRTSTGVWWGLLGVVAFSFTVPFTRVAVEGLSPLFIGAGRAVVAAILAALALGLTRQRFPQGIQWVRLTVVAGGIVAGFPLMTTFALASTTASHGAVVIALLPAATATVAVIRGRERPRPLFWVLTAIGVVAALVFALVQSGGFGQLHWADLLLLGAVIAAAIGYAEGGLLARELGPWQTISWALVVASPVMLLLTLLSLGSGAPSATPVQWLSFAYLGVVSMFLGFFAWYHGLAIGPMAQVSQIQLVQPVMTIAWASLLLGESMTWTTAVGGLAVILCAGAAVRVRLNPPSNP comes from the coding sequence ATGAGTCACAATAGTAGCGCTACTACACTTTCGCGGCCAGTGGTATCCAGCCGGACGTCGACAGGCGTCTGGTGGGGCCTACTTGGCGTTGTCGCATTCTCGTTCACGGTTCCCTTCACCCGAGTGGCCGTTGAAGGGTTATCTCCCCTGTTCATCGGCGCAGGCAGGGCCGTGGTTGCGGCCATTCTTGCAGCACTGGCCTTGGGCCTGACCCGCCAACGCTTCCCGCAGGGCATCCAATGGGTTCGACTGACTGTGGTGGCCGGTGGCATCGTTGCGGGCTTCCCCTTGATGACAACATTCGCGCTGGCGTCCACCACTGCCAGCCACGGAGCCGTCGTCATCGCGCTACTGCCTGCGGCCACTGCAACGGTAGCGGTCATCCGGGGCCGCGAACGTCCCCGGCCCTTGTTCTGGGTCCTGACTGCCATAGGAGTTGTTGCCGCACTGGTATTCGCGTTGGTTCAGTCCGGCGGTTTCGGTCAGCTTCACTGGGCTGACCTGCTGCTCCTCGGCGCGGTGATCGCCGCAGCCATAGGCTATGCGGAAGGAGGTCTGCTGGCACGGGAACTCGGTCCGTGGCAGACGATCTCGTGGGCGCTGGTGGTTGCTTCCCCTGTCATGCTGCTGCTGACGCTGCTTTCACTGGGTTCGGGAGCTCCCTCTGCTACACCGGTCCAGTGGTTGTCCTTCGCTTACCTGGGTGTTGTGAGCATGTTCCTCGGATTCTTCGCCTGGTACCACGGTCTGGCGATCGGCCCTATGGCACAAGTCAGCCAGATCCAACTGGTCCAGCCGGTCATGACCATCGCTTGGGCAAGCCTGCTCTTGGGAGAATCGATGACGTGGACCACCGCGGTTGGCGGACTCGCCGTGATCCTCTGCGCAGGTGCCGCTGTCCGCGTCAGGCTCAACCCGCCGTCGAATCCCTGA
- a CDS encoding MFS transporter: MPIDQSNTVSPPGARNANGNLVSAAATAAANTVKNAKKTKLRTKRRLKESDVNVVDQPMLKKALGGTIVGNTMEWYDVGVFGYLITTMGPVFLPEADKSVQTLFLLGTFAATFIARPLGGVVFGWLGDKVGRQKVLAATLMLMAASTFAVGLLPGYAQIGIWAAALLVILKLVQGFSTGGEYAGATTFVSEYAPDKRRGFFASFLDMGSYIGFALGAALVSVLQLTLGQAAMEEWGWRLPFLIAGPLGLIAVYFRSKIEESPQFQATLDAQEAIAKDAAAQDADVAKGPVGIIKAYWRQIVLAMILAAAANTVGYALTSYMPTYLTDSKGYDPVHGTLLTIPVLVIMALCIPLTGKLSDRIGRRPVLWIGAGSTIVFSVPAFMLIGIGDIWSTLAGLALIAFPVTFYIANLASALPALFPTSSRYGGMGIAYNFSVAIFGGTTPFIVQGLIEGTGDDMMPAYYLMGTSIVGAIAIYFLRESAQRPLPGSMPSVDTAAEARELVATQDTNPLINLDEMPFDGQPIDDEVFGRRDKDLTPV, translated from the coding sequence ATGCCCATAGACCAAAGCAACACCGTCTCTCCGCCAGGCGCAAGGAACGCCAATGGAAACCTGGTTTCGGCCGCTGCAACGGCCGCTGCCAACACTGTAAAGAACGCCAAGAAAACGAAGCTCCGCACCAAACGCCGGTTGAAAGAATCCGACGTCAATGTTGTGGATCAGCCGATGCTGAAGAAAGCACTAGGCGGCACGATCGTCGGCAACACCATGGAATGGTACGACGTCGGCGTGTTCGGCTACCTCATCACCACCATGGGCCCCGTCTTCCTCCCGGAAGCGGACAAGTCCGTCCAGACACTCTTCCTTCTCGGCACCTTCGCCGCAACCTTTATCGCCCGCCCACTTGGCGGCGTCGTCTTCGGTTGGCTCGGCGACAAGGTGGGCCGCCAGAAGGTGCTCGCAGCAACACTGATGCTGATGGCGGCAAGCACGTTCGCCGTCGGACTTTTGCCCGGCTACGCGCAGATCGGCATCTGGGCCGCCGCCCTGCTGGTGATCCTCAAGCTCGTCCAGGGCTTCTCCACCGGTGGTGAGTACGCCGGTGCTACAACCTTCGTCAGCGAATATGCCCCGGACAAGCGCCGCGGCTTCTTCGCCAGCTTCCTGGACATGGGCAGCTACATCGGCTTCGCCCTCGGCGCCGCACTGGTTTCAGTCCTGCAGCTCACGCTCGGACAGGCAGCGATGGAGGAATGGGGCTGGAGGCTTCCGTTCCTGATCGCCGGTCCGCTTGGCCTCATCGCTGTGTACTTCCGTAGCAAAATCGAGGAATCCCCGCAGTTCCAGGCCACCCTGGACGCCCAGGAAGCCATCGCCAAGGACGCCGCAGCACAGGATGCTGACGTCGCCAAGGGCCCGGTTGGCATCATCAAGGCCTACTGGCGCCAGATCGTGCTGGCCATGATCCTCGCCGCCGCAGCCAACACTGTGGGCTATGCGTTGACCTCCTACATGCCCACATACCTCACGGATTCCAAGGGCTACGACCCCGTTCATGGCACCCTGCTGACCATCCCGGTCCTGGTGATCATGGCCCTGTGCATCCCGCTCACAGGTAAGTTGTCCGACCGTATCGGCCGCCGTCCCGTGCTGTGGATCGGCGCGGGCAGCACCATCGTCTTCTCGGTCCCTGCCTTCATGCTGATCGGGATCGGCGATATCTGGTCCACGCTGGCCGGCCTTGCCCTGATCGCCTTCCCGGTGACGTTCTACATTGCCAACCTGGCCTCTGCCCTCCCGGCGCTGTTCCCGACGTCCAGCCGCTACGGCGGAATGGGCATCGCCTACAACTTCTCGGTGGCTATCTTCGGAGGAACCACTCCGTTCATCGTGCAGGGCCTCATTGAAGGCACCGGCGATGACATGATGCCGGCCTACTATCTGATGGGAACGTCCATCGTGGGTGCCATTGCCATCTACTTCCTGCGTGAATCCGCCCAGCGTCCCCTGCCCGGCTCCATGCCCAGCGTGGACACCGCCGCAGAGGCCCGCGAACTCGTTGCCACCCAGGACACCAACCCGCTCATCAACCTGGACGAAATGCCGTTCGACGGCCAGCCCATTGATGATGAAGTGTTCGGCCGGCGTGACAAGGACCTGACCCCGGTCTAG
- a CDS encoding PLP-dependent aminotransferase family protein — MNNDSSSRIVSRVKEWIAGAAPGAKLPSTRQLVAEYQASPVTVQKALRTLTAQGLIESRPGVGTFIRAYRTARPSDYGWQTAALRAAQTPRLLNSGAMRSASNDVIAFHSGYPDRELLPERLVRAALTRAARGDAALSRPPAQGLPELQSWFAHELSTSTPVGVTPPQPSDVVVLPGSQSGLSSIFRGLVGHGRPLLVESPSYWGALLAAGQAGVHVIPVPSGPDGPDPEELARAFEESGARMFYAQPNFANPTGAQWSPERCEEVLRIVRQHGAFLVEDDWAHDFGITAQSVPLAAKDDSGHVVYIRSLTKSVSPSIRVAAIIARGPARERIMGAQAAESMYVSGLLQAAALDVVTQPGWQTHLRGLGHQLQSRRDLLVTSLREHVPQAHLSHLPKGGLNLWLRLPDGFDVDQLTKDCEAAGVLIAAGTEWFPAEPEGPYIRLNYAGPNPGGFPEGARIIGEAVKGLLPG, encoded by the coding sequence ATGAATAACGATAGCAGTTCCCGGATTGTCTCGCGAGTAAAGGAATGGATCGCAGGGGCCGCTCCGGGAGCGAAACTGCCATCCACCCGTCAACTCGTGGCGGAGTACCAGGCAAGCCCCGTGACGGTGCAGAAGGCGTTGAGGACGCTGACCGCCCAAGGCTTGATAGAAAGCCGCCCCGGCGTTGGCACTTTCATCCGGGCTTACCGCACTGCCAGGCCGTCCGATTACGGCTGGCAGACAGCTGCACTCCGAGCCGCCCAAACGCCGCGCCTCCTGAATTCTGGCGCTATGCGCAGCGCGTCGAACGACGTCATCGCCTTCCACTCCGGCTATCCGGACCGGGAACTCCTGCCGGAGCGGCTCGTCCGGGCCGCACTTACCAGGGCTGCCCGCGGCGACGCTGCGCTGTCGCGGCCGCCGGCCCAGGGCCTTCCCGAACTGCAATCCTGGTTTGCGCACGAGCTGAGCACCTCGACGCCGGTTGGCGTCACGCCGCCCCAGCCAAGCGACGTCGTCGTACTTCCCGGGAGCCAGAGCGGACTTAGCTCCATTTTCCGCGGGTTGGTGGGGCATGGCCGACCTCTGCTGGTGGAGTCACCCAGCTACTGGGGTGCGCTGCTGGCCGCTGGCCAGGCCGGTGTTCACGTTATTCCGGTGCCGTCCGGTCCTGACGGGCCTGATCCTGAGGAGCTGGCGAGGGCTTTCGAGGAATCCGGGGCCCGGATGTTCTACGCGCAGCCCAACTTTGCCAACCCCACGGGTGCCCAATGGTCTCCCGAACGGTGCGAGGAGGTCCTCCGGATTGTCCGCCAGCACGGTGCTTTCCTTGTGGAGGACGACTGGGCCCACGATTTCGGTATCACCGCGCAGTCCGTCCCACTCGCCGCCAAGGACGATTCCGGCCACGTGGTCTACATCCGCTCGCTGACCAAGAGCGTCTCGCCGTCCATCCGCGTGGCAGCGATTATCGCCCGCGGTCCCGCACGGGAACGGATCATGGGTGCGCAGGCTGCGGAGTCGATGTACGTCAGCGGCCTGCTTCAGGCCGCAGCGCTCGACGTCGTCACTCAACCCGGCTGGCAAACGCACCTTCGCGGACTGGGCCATCAGCTGCAGTCGCGCCGCGACCTGTTGGTCACCAGCCTCCGCGAGCACGTTCCCCAGGCGCACCTCAGCCACCTGCCCAAAGGCGGCTTGAACCTGTGGCTGCGGTTGCCGGACGGGTTCGACGTCGATCAGCTCACCAAGGATTGCGAAGCGGCCGGAGTCCTCATCGCCGCTGGAACGGAGTGGTTCCCTGCGGAACCTGAGGGCCCGTACATCAGGCTCAACTACGCCGGCCCCAATCCGGGCGGATTTCCCGAGGGTGCGCGGATTATCGGAGAGGCGGTCAAGGGTTTGCTGCCGGGTTAG
- a CDS encoding FUSC family protein, producing the protein MFPVPAFMAHARELHRLGPANNDRLSAVRVALSVAVPGLVLILVGRPDLMMYAVFGALTGMYGRNETHQLRLKHQAQAALVLVGGLTIGAFLSVNHIHSWWLVLVATLFAGAGSLYADAVRLKPIGPFFGILALGACASVPTSVPFLTAVLIGAASAAFSILVGFAGWLRHRKWEPGAARSVPVFRGPLRQSALVHAARYTLAVGAAGVCGVLSGSGHPHWAMAAAAVPLAGADLPSRVHRGIHRVVGTFLGLAVVAVVLFPTPLSPLQYFPGHAAVVLAVVVVLCQFPTELFMARHYGWAMVFFTPVVLLIAQLASPMDPGVLVTERAVETFVGAVIGIAVAVLVRAPRAAVTRAAGAGAAVRK; encoded by the coding sequence GTGTTTCCCGTGCCCGCATTCATGGCGCACGCCCGGGAGCTCCATAGATTGGGGCCGGCGAACAACGACCGCCTCTCGGCGGTTCGGGTAGCCCTCAGTGTCGCCGTACCCGGGCTGGTCCTGATTCTGGTAGGCCGTCCGGACCTCATGATGTATGCGGTGTTCGGCGCGCTCACTGGAATGTACGGACGCAACGAAACCCACCAACTGCGGCTCAAACACCAAGCCCAGGCCGCGCTGGTTCTGGTTGGCGGACTCACCATTGGCGCGTTTCTTTCCGTAAACCACATCCACTCCTGGTGGCTGGTGTTGGTGGCGACGCTCTTTGCGGGTGCGGGTTCCTTATATGCAGACGCCGTACGGCTTAAACCGATCGGGCCGTTCTTCGGCATCCTCGCGTTGGGGGCGTGCGCGTCGGTTCCCACGAGCGTTCCGTTCCTGACGGCGGTGCTGATCGGTGCGGCTTCGGCAGCGTTTTCGATTCTGGTCGGATTCGCTGGCTGGCTTCGGCACCGAAAGTGGGAGCCGGGCGCTGCCCGCAGTGTCCCTGTCTTCCGCGGACCCCTACGGCAATCTGCCCTTGTTCATGCGGCCCGCTACACTCTCGCTGTCGGTGCTGCCGGGGTGTGTGGGGTTCTGAGTGGGAGCGGCCATCCGCATTGGGCCATGGCCGCAGCTGCCGTGCCGTTGGCAGGGGCGGACCTCCCGAGCCGCGTCCACCGTGGCATCCACCGCGTCGTGGGGACGTTCCTGGGGTTGGCGGTAGTCGCCGTCGTACTTTTCCCAACTCCGTTGTCACCGCTGCAGTATTTCCCCGGCCACGCTGCCGTGGTCCTGGCCGTTGTGGTGGTCCTCTGCCAGTTTCCCACTGAGCTGTTCATGGCGCGGCACTATGGCTGGGCCATGGTGTTCTTCACGCCCGTGGTCCTGCTGATCGCCCAACTGGCGTCGCCCATGGATCCGGGCGTGCTCGTGACGGAGAGGGCCGTTGAAACGTTCGTTGGAGCGGTGATTGGAATCGCGGTAGCGGTGCTGGTCAGGGCACCGCGCGCTGCGGTTACTAGGGCTGCAGGGGCCGGCGCGGCGGTCCGGAAGTAA
- a CDS encoding SDR family oxidoreductase encodes MTTRANELTALVTGATAGLGAEFARQLAEAGHHLVLVARDEERLKEKAEEFERDFSISAEVLSADLTTDVGVSLVADRLRDAARPVDVLVNNAGIGLLKSFEQNELEDERRHLRLHVQTPMELCHAALEVMLARGKGRIINVASVAAFANRGTYSAAKAWQVTFSRWANIAYGKSGVQVTAVCPGFTHTEFHDRMGMDKSVAPAFLWLTAERVVREGLEDNAKGKAVSIPTRRYKVVSFFARVLPAKLTSGPPRRPLQP; translated from the coding sequence ATGACGACTCGAGCCAATGAACTCACCGCCCTGGTTACTGGTGCCACGGCTGGGCTCGGTGCGGAATTCGCGCGCCAGCTCGCCGAAGCCGGACACCACCTCGTCCTGGTAGCCCGCGATGAAGAACGCCTCAAGGAAAAGGCCGAGGAGTTCGAACGCGACTTTAGTATCTCGGCGGAGGTTCTGTCCGCCGACCTGACGACCGACGTCGGGGTTTCCTTGGTGGCCGATCGCTTGCGGGACGCTGCTCGACCTGTGGATGTCCTGGTCAACAACGCCGGAATCGGACTGCTGAAGTCGTTCGAGCAGAACGAGTTGGAGGACGAAAGGCGGCATCTCCGCCTCCACGTGCAGACACCCATGGAGCTGTGCCACGCGGCGCTTGAAGTCATGCTGGCTCGTGGAAAAGGCCGGATCATCAACGTTGCGAGCGTCGCAGCCTTCGCCAACAGGGGAACCTACTCGGCGGCCAAAGCCTGGCAGGTGACGTTCAGCCGTTGGGCAAATATTGCGTATGGGAAGTCGGGCGTGCAGGTCACAGCGGTGTGCCCTGGCTTCACCCACACCGAATTCCATGACCGCATGGGCATGGATAAGTCCGTGGCGCCGGCATTCCTGTGGCTCACCGCCGAGCGCGTGGTGCGGGAAGGGCTGGAGGACAACGCCAAGGGCAAGGCTGTTTCCATCCCGACACGTCGATACAAAGTGGTGAGCTTCTTTGCGCGTGTCCTGCCGGCGAAGCTTACTTCCGGACCGCCGCGCCGGCCCCTGCAGCCCTAG
- a CDS encoding putative protein N(5)-glutamine methyltransferase, translating into MTPVTRRMSVATTLRDAGCVFAEDEAQLLIDAATSPEHLDSMVDQRVKGVPLEHILGWVHFCGSRMVVEPGVFVPRRRTEFLVRQAAKIAPPGGVVVDLCCGSGAIGAALSDLLGSCELYAADIDPAAVSCARKNVEPRGGRVFEGDLYDALPLELRGLVDVVLANAPYVPTGSIGMMPPEARLHEPMVALDGGTDGLDVQRRVAEHAAEWLSPGGCLLIETSEDQAPETARIMEQSGLRARVVTDDDLDATIVLGITRTGR; encoded by the coding sequence ATGACACCCGTGACCAGGAGAATGTCCGTCGCCACCACCCTCCGCGATGCCGGCTGCGTCTTCGCGGAGGACGAAGCGCAACTCCTCATTGATGCCGCCACGAGTCCAGAGCATTTGGACTCCATGGTGGATCAGCGCGTCAAAGGAGTGCCCTTGGAACACATCCTCGGGTGGGTGCACTTCTGCGGGAGCCGCATGGTTGTTGAACCCGGCGTCTTCGTTCCACGGCGTCGCACGGAGTTCCTGGTGCGCCAGGCGGCGAAAATCGCACCGCCGGGTGGCGTCGTCGTTGATCTTTGCTGTGGCTCGGGGGCGATCGGTGCGGCACTGAGCGATCTTCTGGGAAGCTGCGAGCTGTACGCCGCCGACATTGATCCAGCCGCGGTGAGCTGCGCGCGCAAGAACGTAGAGCCCCGCGGCGGGCGCGTTTTCGAAGGCGATCTTTACGACGCCCTCCCCCTTGAACTTCGGGGACTCGTGGACGTGGTGCTCGCCAATGCTCCGTATGTACCTACGGGTTCCATCGGCATGATGCCGCCTGAGGCGCGCTTGCATGAACCGATGGTGGCGCTCGACGGCGGTACTGACGGTTTGGATGTCCAGCGCCGGGTTGCAGAGCACGCGGCTGAGTGGTTGTCGCCGGGCGGTTGCCTCTTGATTGAAACCTCGGAAGACCAAGCGCCCGAAACCGCCAGGATCATGGAACAGTCGGGCCTGCGTGCACGGGTGGTGACGGACGACGATCTGGACGCAACCATCGTGCTGGGTATCACCCGAACAGGACGTTAA
- a CDS encoding aldo/keto reductase yields MHTRTLGQGLKVSAIGLGCMGMSQSYGPNPGDRTAMIKVLREAVDLGINFFDTAEVYGPFVNEELVGEALAPIKDQVVIATKFGWRIEDGKSVGLDSSPERIKRVADESLRRLGVETLDLFYQHRVDPNVPIEDVAGAVGELVQEGKVRHFGLSEASATTIRAAHAVFPVTAVQSEYSLWTRDPEPEVLPTLAELGIGFVPFSPLGKGFLTGTVDPSTQFSPGDVRGTIPRFTTENRAANQALVDHVAELAASKGASPGQIALAWLLAQQPWIVPIPGTRRRERLEENAAATNVALSADEVADLDAVASRIGVQGNRYNDQHMGLVGR; encoded by the coding sequence ATGCACACACGGACACTTGGGCAAGGGTTGAAGGTCTCGGCCATCGGTCTTGGCTGCATGGGGATGTCCCAAAGCTACGGCCCCAACCCGGGGGACCGGACGGCGATGATCAAGGTACTCCGTGAAGCGGTGGATCTTGGTATCAACTTCTTTGACACGGCCGAGGTCTACGGGCCGTTCGTCAATGAAGAACTCGTCGGCGAGGCGCTTGCTCCTATCAAGGACCAGGTAGTCATTGCCACGAAATTCGGCTGGCGCATCGAAGACGGCAAGTCCGTTGGCCTGGACAGTTCTCCTGAACGGATCAAGCGAGTGGCGGACGAGTCACTCCGCAGGCTTGGCGTGGAGACCCTGGACCTCTTTTATCAGCACCGTGTTGATCCAAACGTGCCAATCGAGGACGTCGCGGGAGCTGTGGGCGAGCTGGTCCAAGAGGGCAAAGTACGCCACTTCGGGCTGTCCGAGGCCTCCGCCACCACTATTCGTGCAGCCCATGCAGTCTTCCCCGTGACCGCTGTCCAGAGTGAGTATTCGTTGTGGACACGGGATCCGGAACCGGAGGTGCTCCCAACGCTCGCGGAACTCGGCATTGGCTTTGTCCCGTTCAGTCCACTCGGCAAGGGATTCCTCACGGGCACCGTGGATCCGTCCACCCAATTTTCGCCGGGTGACGTCCGCGGCACTATCCCTCGATTCACCACAGAAAACCGCGCGGCTAACCAGGCGCTCGTGGATCACGTGGCCGAACTTGCGGCCTCGAAAGGTGCCTCACCCGGACAGATCGCGCTGGCATGGCTTCTCGCGCAGCAGCCGTGGATTGTCCCGATCCCGGGCACACGACGTCGGGAACGGCTTGAAGAGAATGCGGCCGCAACCAACGTCGCGCTCTCCGCTGATGAAGTGGCCGATCTGGATGCCGTGGCGAGCAGGATCGGGGTACAGGGCAACCGCTACAACGATCAACACATGGGCCTCGTGGGAAGGTAG
- a CDS encoding GNAT family N-acetyltransferase codes for MIRLARPDDLPRLQDIERAAGEAFRALGMDQIADDEPFSLDEMNVYVAVGRAWVWVDGLDYPLAYLLTDIVDGNAHVEQVSVHPDQAHQGLGRELLHAARVWARGHGMQRQTLSTFRDVPWNAPYYRRLGFQTLDAGSWGPELAKLMEHEAELGLTRWPRVAMWRPVVPPR; via the coding sequence GTGATCCGGCTAGCTCGACCTGACGATCTGCCGCGTTTGCAGGACATCGAACGGGCGGCGGGGGAAGCCTTCCGGGCCCTGGGCATGGATCAGATCGCGGACGACGAGCCCTTCTCCCTGGACGAGATGAACGTCTACGTGGCTGTCGGCCGTGCCTGGGTGTGGGTCGATGGGCTGGACTACCCCTTGGCGTACTTGTTGACGGACATTGTTGATGGCAACGCGCACGTGGAGCAAGTAAGCGTGCACCCAGATCAGGCGCACCAAGGACTCGGCCGGGAGCTGCTGCATGCTGCACGGGTGTGGGCAAGGGGGCATGGCATGCAGCGCCAGACGCTGAGCACGTTCCGCGACGTGCCGTGGAATGCGCCGTACTATCGCCGCCTCGGGTTCCAAACGCTCGACGCCGGAAGTTGGGGCCCGGAGCTGGCCAAGCTCATGGAGCACGAAGCTGAGTTGGGGCTGACGCGTTGGCCTCGGGTCGCCATGTGGCGTCCCGTGGTTCCGCCGAGGTAG
- a CDS encoding VOC family protein codes for MPDTTVGSIHHLEIWVPHLERAREEWGWLLGELGYKPFQDWPTGCSWKLNGTYVVVEGTDAITGTAHRRTDPGLNHVAFHAGTRENVDRIRALGADAGWYEMFESKYPHAGGPDHYAAYLINTDSYEVELVAE; via the coding sequence ATGCCTGACACAACTGTGGGTTCGATCCATCACCTTGAGATCTGGGTGCCGCACCTTGAACGAGCCCGGGAGGAGTGGGGCTGGCTCCTGGGCGAGCTTGGGTACAAGCCCTTCCAGGACTGGCCCACCGGGTGCAGTTGGAAGCTCAACGGCACGTACGTGGTGGTGGAAGGTACCGATGCCATCACCGGAACCGCCCACCGGCGCACCGATCCCGGGCTCAACCATGTGGCCTTCCATGCTGGCACCCGGGAAAATGTGGACCGGATTCGCGCACTCGGTGCCGACGCCGGTTGGTACGAGATGTTCGAGTCGAAGTATCCGCACGCCGGCGGTCCGGACCACTACGCCGCGTATTTGATCAACACTGACAGCTACGAAGTTGAGCTGGTGGCTGAGTAG